The nucleotide window GCTTCCTTGACCGCTGGATCAATCCCGGACAAACCGGTATAAGTATTGCGGACAACCGGAAGCAGGGAATAGAGGAACAATCCTACAATAACCGTAAGCTTATTGCCGCCCAAGAAAATCATAATGATTCCCAGCAAAGCCAGCGATGGGATGGTCTGCAGCACATCTGTGACCTTAAAGATGAAGACTTTAAACGTCTTATTGAAGTAGGCAAAGATTCCAAATGGCAGACCGATCAGCAGGGTCAGGCAGATCGCAGCCACCACGACGCTGAGATGTTCAAGAATAACATTTACACTCATCCGCGCTTCCCTCCTAACCCTCTTGGTGTCAGCATTTTCTGAATCCAGTCCACCAACGCTCCCAATGTGAGCGCCAGTATTGCTGCAGGAATGGCTCCGGTCAGAATCAGCTGATTGTTATTGGTGCCTACACCACGGTAAATAAAATCGCCAAGGCCGCCCAGTCCGATCATTGCTGCCAAGACCGCCCAACTGACTGTATATATTGTGGATAACCGAAGACCCACGAAAATATTCGGCATCGCCAGCGGCAATTCAATTTTAATCAGAATCTGCAGGGGCGACATACCACATCCGCGAGCCGCCTCTTTTATCTTTTCATCCACATTCAGAAGGCCGACATACGTATTTTTCAGGATCGGAAAAACCGCGTAGATTGTCAACGCAATCAAGACCGTGGCAGGAACCATTCCGACATAAAGAAACAGGATGCCGACAAAGACAATACCGGGAATCGTTTGGAAAACGGACAAAACTGGCAGAATATAACCAGAAATCTTTGGCACTCGGCTTAATAATACGCCAAGTATTACGGCGATCACAAACCCCAGAATTACCGGAACCAGTACATAATAGAGATGTGTGATAATGGCTTGAATCAAATCCGCGCCATATCGATTTGCCCATTCCATCATCCCTGATCACCCCAAACTACACTTGCCAAAGCTTTTGACATGCTGGTTTTGGTGATAATGCCTTTCACCACATTCTCATCATCAACCACTAAGACGTAAGGCAGATTAGTTTTGGTCAGCCAGTCGAAAGCTTTGCGGGCTTCATCTTTTAGATGAACAGTTGGATAATCAGTACGCATGACTTTTCCTACTGATTCACCAGCTACGCCTTCACTTTTCAGCATATCAATCGTGACCACGCCTTTAAAGTGATGGGCTTCATCAGTAACAACCAGCGAATCGACTTCACGATGACTCATCATTTCAATACATTCCAAAGTCTTACGATTTTCCGTCGTCATATAGACTCGCTTTTTCATCAGGCTTTCACAGGTCATGTCTTCACCTTGACTGCGGTATGCTGCGCTGTGTTTGCCCATAAAGTTCCGAACAATTTCATTCGCTGGATGCCGAAGCATTTCTTCTGGAGCTGCATCTTGCTGAATTACACCTTTATCCATAAAGATGATTCGATCACCCATCTTGATTGCTTCATCCATATCGTGAGTGACAAATATAATTGTAATTCCCAGACTTTTTTGAAGCGCTTTCACTTCATCCTGCAGCGTATCGCGAGTGATTGGATCTAAGGCGCCAAAGGGTTCATCCATCAGGATCACCGGAGGTTTTGCAGCTAAAGCACGAAGAACCCCGACTCGCTGCTGTTGTCCGCCACTGAGTTCGTTAGGATATTTTTTAGCGTTCTCTTCATAAGGCATGTGTACAAGTTCAAGCAGCTCATGCGTCCGCTGATTCATTTCTTCTTTAGACCATTTTAACAATTTCGGTACGACACAAATATTCTCTTCTACTGTCATATTCGGAAACAAACCAATCTGTTGGATAACATAACCAATATTTCGCCGCAGTTTTTCACCATTTAGCTCATGAATACTTTTCCCATTAATCAGGATATCTCCCGAATCCGCTTCAATTAAACGATTAATCATTTTGAGTGTCGTTGTCTTTCCACAGCCTGATGGGCCGATTAAAACAACAAATTCTCCATCATTGACAGTTAGATTTAAATTATTAATGACCGGTACGCCATTATATTGTTTTACAATATTCTTTATTTCAATCATTTTTATCCCTCCTCAGTTTAATGCCATCATGTGACAACTCTATAATAACACAAAGTTGTCACTTCTTCAATTCTCATTGAAATCCCTTTCATTCAATTTTCACAATTATTTCAGGAAAAGAAAGAAAAAAATCGTTCGAAAATGAACGATTAATTAGCGTTTTGTGTTAAAAAATTGATCTACACGAATGATACAGTCTTCCTGACCAATAAAGTAAATAATATCTCCAACATGCAGCCGTGCATATGGACCAGGAGATAAAACTAATTCCTCTTTATGTCGAATTGCGATAACTGTCGCTAAGGTATTGTGCCAGAAATTAATTTCGGACAGATTTTTTCCAATGTGATTCATATTCTCAGATAATTCGATTTGATAGGGAATGAAGGGATTCAAGGCCTTAAATCGCGTAACTGTATCCAGCAAACTTTCGAGCTGATTTTTTATTTCGTTGTTTCTTAAATTTTGTTCATTTAGTGATTCAATCAGCCCTTCTTTCATTGCCGATATCGTATACTCTTCATCAAATTGTCTGACATACATTACGGCATTTTCTGGAGATTGAATCACAACGCCTATCCCTTGTATGGATTCAACAATTTTCATATCACAAAGTACACAGATGGCACGCCGGGCGGTTTCGCTTGATACATGATATTGTGAAGCTAACGAAGAACGTGCAAAAATTTTATCCCCAATTTTATATTCACCACCCGCAATTTTTGCAGCAATATCCGCTGCAATTTGTTGATAACGTGGTGCATTTTTTGCTTGCATTGGGATCACTCCTTTGTTCTTAGTATATCACAGTTTTTTCCTCAATTAAGTTTTCTGTTTACAAATAAGAAACATATCTTCCCTATGATTCTAAGGTTATCCAAAATATAGCAGTTATCCCAATCCACGCACCACTTGCGTGATGCAACACTGCTGAGAACGTTGTTTCTGGCGGTGAGAAACGCATTTCAATCCACGCACCACTTGCGTGATGCAACGGAATTCTGGAGGACTTTACAGATGGCGTACTCCACGATTTCAATCCACGCACCACTTGCGTGATGCGACGTGATTCGGAATTAAAATTATTTGCACTTAAAGTAATTTCAATCCACGCACCGCGTGAGCGACGCGACTACGATAATGTCGTAACTCTGAGCGGATGCTGCATTTCAATCCACGCACAGCGTGAGCGATGCGACAGTTAATAAGAAACTAAACAGTACTCATATGATTCTTATCGCATCTCTATCATAGCTAAGCATCGATATACTTGCAATACTTTCTTCATTTTTCACATATTTCTGGTGCGAACCTCCCTGGGATTTCATGTTCACCTCAGGTTCGCACTTATAGTCCCTCTTCTTCTACAAAACGATAAAATCCTTTTTCTTTTTCTATATCATCGGAATTGACAGTGCCAACTGGTGCTGTATAAACAACAAATTCTTCATTACCGTCTAACTCAAAAAGCTTACTACAAATAGCATCATCAAATGCCGCGATTCCACACACTCCCAAATTTAAAGCTGCACAGGCTAAATACAGATTCTGACCGACATGTCCAGCATCAATTAAAGCTACACGATGTGCACGTATTCCATATCGCCATTCACATCGATAAGCTATGAGTGACCAATAAAATACAACACTAGCTTTACCAGCCCAGATTTGACCGCATAATGAATCGGAAATTATTTTCTCATCGTTGTCAACCTCATGTAAAAATTCCAGTGCATGCTCCATCGGCAAATAATGATATGCCCCGGATTTTAGTCCTTCACACTTTTTGACAATTAAATAAGTTTCAAAACCATGGCGAGCACCGCCAGAAGGCACTGTTCTCAACGTTGCATATTGCTTTCCACGAATCTCTTTTACGCCTTGACTTGCCCATAGCAAATAGGATAATTGAAGCAAGCTAATCGGTTTCTGTGTGAATACCCGAGAACTATGCCGCCGCGAAAGAATCTCTGTAAAATCTTCAATTTTGGTCAATGCTTCAAAATTACGCGGCAGCTTTATCTGCTGAGTTCTCATCGCTGCTTTTACCAAAGGTGGCTGAGGTTTCTTTAATTGCTGATCTGAAATGAATTCATCTTGATCCTTCAGACTCTGACAATGCATAAATTGCCGTCCTTCCTGAATTAAAGCTTTTACACGTTTTTCATTCATCATCATTATAGCTCCCATCTTTTCTTTAATTATAACAGTTCCGCCAAAAACGAAAAGAAAAACTCCATCCCAGGAAATCAGGATGGAGAAATGATATTTATTTTTTCCCGCAGGTATGACCTGCAAGCCAGCCATGGGTCATAGCCATACCTACAGAGTTTCCAGCCATAGGCGTACTGTAGCCTAAACCATATCGACCACCCAAGCAATTGCCGGCAGCATACAAGTTGTCAATCTTTTCCCATTGTTTATTTAATACATTTTGATCAGCATCTGTTACCAATCCAGATAACGTAACCATGGATGGATTGCCACCATGACTCAGATTGCCAGTTCCACCATAAAATGGTGCTGTTTCAATAGGAATCATAAATTCTTTATCTTTACCATAATCTGTATCGCCTTCTGCGGAATGACACAACTCATTGTAATGAGCGATACTGTCAAGGAAATTCTGTTTTGCTTCTCCTTCATAACCTAACAAATCAGCCAATTCCTCCAACGTATTAGCGGCAAAGACGGTGCCTTTCATCATTTTCCGTTCAGCCAGATTGGCACCAGTAACGGTTGAGCCTTCCGGATTACCAATTTCAACAGCATCCATATCCGCTTTCAATACGTCATAAAAATCATCCATACCAAAGTTTGGAGCACCATGATCTAATGGAGCCTTGGCCACGGTTTCACTCCAATTCGCATCGGTAACATAACAAGCCAGACCCGCAGGCTGACGTTTGGATACCGAACCCAGCTGACTGATTGCGCCTTCATTGCAGAAACGCTTTCCTTCAACATTTAACATCAGCATTGGACAGGTTCCCCAAGGTCCGCTGACACCGCCGCCCAGTGCCATCCAGCCACGCGGTGAAGCTTCAATCATACCGCCAGCCCAGCAACCCATTTTGTGGCCGATCCCAGCACGGATGGTTGTGCTTGCCCAATCCTCAGCTGTTTTTCCATCTCGTTCAGCCCATTCCATACCTTCATTTAATAAAGCCCAACACATCTTTGGATCACCGATAAAATCTCCAGCGCATAAAATTACACCCTTATTCGCTGTAAATTTAACATACTCACCCTCAGCATTCTTAGCGATCAAACCTGTAACAGTCCCTTCATCAGACTGGACTAAGACAACACCTGTATGTTCAAAGAACCATTCAGCCCCATGTTCTTGGGTATACTGTACAATATATTTATGAACAAATTCTATATTGTTCCCTTGATAGCCATAGAATTGTGCATTACATGGCCAAGTCTTATAACCACCGCAGCGAATTGGATAGGAAACTTTCGCTCCGCTGTAAGCAGCCTGAGTATTACATAACGGATATTCAAACATGTTGGACATATCAAATTCGCCTTCATCAGGGACTTCTACACCTGGAATTCGAACCATCGTCCCCTTCATGAAGACATGACTGTCATTCGCTTTCCGCTGTTCTTCATACAGATTATAAATTTCCTGATATCGATCAAACATCGCACCGGAATTCTGCACGAAGCCGCGGATAATATCCGGATTACAGCGTCCATTGGCTCGCAGGCAGAACTCAGAAGTAATTTCACCTGTATTGTATGGGCCAAAACCACGATTGATCAAAAACTGTGAATTGACATGTCCGATATCCTCACCAAACCAACCGCCCATATTTGCCCCGGTATTCTCTAAATCTACAAATGCACCCCAGGCCTGCTGTTCAATGACAGCCACACTTGCCCCTTCATCCACAGCACCTAAGGCTGCACCTAAGCCCGAATGGCCTCCACCTAAAATTACGACATCGAACGTCTTTTCTTCTTTGATTTCTGAATCAGCAACCACTGGTTTCTCACCCAGCCAATCACCAGGGCCACAATAGCCCGGAACTCGTCCATCCGCTGCGGCAGAACCGCTATTCGCAGTTACCACTGGTGTTGATTCCGGCTGCGTCTCATTCGTTGAACAGGCACTGAGCAATCCCATTGCGGCAACACCCAACGCGCTTGCTGCTGTAGATTTTAGAAAATCCCGTCTTGAAATTCCTTTAATCATAAGTTTCTCCCTTCATTCTTGGTATTTTTATCCTACCATTGCTGAAAAAAGAAAAAAATGGCTTCTGTCTGCTTGGACATTTTTCTTGTCTGCTTAGTCAATTTTTTAACAAGGCTTTCGGAAGAGGGAAAAGCAAAGTCAGTATAAAATGATGATTGATCACTTCTGTCGATATTGTGCCT belongs to Holdemania massiliensis and includes:
- a CDS encoding SagB family peptide dehydrogenase, with protein sequence MAGLQVIPAGKNKYHFSILISWDGVFLFVFGGTVIIKEKMGAIMMMNEKRVKALIQEGRQFMHCQSLKDQDEFISDQQLKKPQPPLVKAAMRTQQIKLPRNFEALTKIEDFTEILSRRHSSRVFTQKPISLLQLSYLLWASQGVKEIRGKQYATLRTVPSGGARHGFETYLIVKKCEGLKSGAYHYLPMEHALEFLHEVDNDEKIISDSLCGQIWAGKASVVFYWSLIAYRCEWRYGIRAHRVALIDAGHVGQNLYLACAALNLGVCGIAAFDDAICSKLFELDGNEEFVVYTAPVGTVNSDDIEKEKGFYRFVEEEGL
- a CDS encoding ABC transporter ATP-binding protein, which codes for MIEIKNIVKQYNGVPVINNLNLTVNDGEFVVLIGPSGCGKTTTLKMINRLIEADSGDILINGKSIHELNGEKLRRNIGYVIQQIGLFPNMTVEENICVVPKLLKWSKEEMNQRTHELLELVHMPYEENAKKYPNELSGGQQQRVGVLRALAAKPPVILMDEPFGALDPITRDTLQDEVKALQKSLGITIIFVTHDMDEAIKMGDRIIFMDKGVIQQDAAPEEMLRHPANEIVRNFMGKHSAAYRSQGEDMTCESLMKKRVYMTTENRKTLECIEMMSHREVDSLVVTDEAHHFKGVVTIDMLKSEGVAGESVGKVMRTDYPTVHLKDEARKAFDWLTKTNLPYVLVVDDENVVKGIITKTSMSKALASVVWGDQG
- a CDS encoding GntR family transcriptional regulator — its product is MQAKNAPRYQQIAADIAAKIAGGEYKIGDKIFARSSLASQYHVSSETARRAICVLCDMKIVESIQGIGVVIQSPENAVMYVRQFDEEYTISAMKEGLIESLNEQNLRNNEIKNQLESLLDTVTRFKALNPFIPYQIELSENMNHIGKNLSEINFWHNTLATVIAIRHKEELVLSPGPYARLHVGDIIYFIGQEDCIIRVDQFFNTKR
- a CDS encoding FAD-binding protein, whose product is MIKGISRRDFLKSTAASALGVAAMGLLSACSTNETQPESTPVVTANSGSAAADGRVPGYCGPGDWLGEKPVVADSEIKEEKTFDVVILGGGHSGLGAALGAVDEGASVAVIEQQAWGAFVDLENTGANMGGWFGEDIGHVNSQFLINRGFGPYNTGEITSEFCLRANGRCNPDIIRGFVQNSGAMFDRYQEIYNLYEEQRKANDSHVFMKGTMVRIPGVEVPDEGEFDMSNMFEYPLCNTQAAYSGAKVSYPIRCGGYKTWPCNAQFYGYQGNNIEFVHKYIVQYTQEHGAEWFFEHTGVVLVQSDEGTVTGLIAKNAEGEYVKFTANKGVILCAGDFIGDPKMCWALLNEGMEWAERDGKTAEDWASTTIRAGIGHKMGCWAGGMIEASPRGWMALGGGVSGPWGTCPMLMLNVEGKRFCNEGAISQLGSVSKRQPAGLACYVTDANWSETVAKAPLDHGAPNFGMDDFYDVLKADMDAVEIGNPEGSTVTGANLAERKMMKGTVFAANTLEELADLLGYEGEAKQNFLDSIAHYNELCHSAEGDTDYGKDKEFMIPIETAPFYGGTGNLSHGGNPSMVTLSGLVTDADQNVLNKQWEKIDNLYAAGNCLGGRYGLGYSTPMAGNSVGMAMTHGWLAGHTCGKK
- a CDS encoding ABC transporter permease, with the protein product MMEWANRYGADLIQAIITHLYYVLVPVILGFVIAVILGVLLSRVPKISGYILPVLSVFQTIPGIVFVGILFLYVGMVPATVLIALTIYAVFPILKNTYVGLLNVDEKIKEAARGCGMSPLQILIKIELPLAMPNIFVGLRLSTIYTVSWAVLAAMIGLGGLGDFIYRGVGTNNNQLILTGAIPAAILALTLGALVDWIQKMLTPRGLGGKRG
- a CDS encoding ABC transporter permease, with product MSVNVILEHLSVVVAAICLTLLIGLPFGIFAYFNKTFKVFIFKVTDVLQTIPSLALLGIIMIFLGGNKLTVIVGLFLYSLLPVVRNTYTGLSGIDPAVKEAAKGMGMSKMYQLIHVELPIAFPVIFTGIRIAVINQISAAVFGTFVGGGGLGTVIYRGMANMNMKLILFGTGSLMVMAVFFDTLMGFIEKRLYARTR